The following coding sequences lie in one Bacteroides helcogenes P 36-108 genomic window:
- a CDS encoding glutamate-5-semialdehyde dehydrogenase, producing the protein MNLNQTFASVQEAGRRLLSLSDKEINRVLLAVADAAIEKADFILSENLKDLERMDSSDPKYDRLQLTEARLQAIAADIRKVAALPSPLGRILKESVLPNGLKIKRVSVPFGVIGIIYEARPNVSFDVFSLCLKSGNACILKGGSDADHSNRAIADVIHGVLKRFDVDPHIAELLPSDRESTSALLHADGYVDLIIPRGSSSLINFVRQNATIPVIETGAGVCHAYFDRYGDVEMGASIINNAKTRRVSVCNALDCLIVDLDRLTDLPALCQPLHLHDVVIYADQPAYNALQGKYPTELLRPATEDCYGKEFLDYKMAIKTVASAQEAMAHIRKYSSKHSECIITEDKARGEWFYREADAACVYVNAPTSFTDGAQFGLGAEIGISTQKLHARGPMALEEITTYKWIIEGTGQIREN; encoded by the coding sequence ATGAATTTAAACCAGACATTTGCCTCTGTACAAGAAGCCGGCCGCCGATTACTGTCATTGAGCGACAAAGAAATCAACCGGGTGTTGCTCGCCGTTGCGGACGCTGCCATAGAAAAGGCGGACTTCATTCTGAGCGAAAACCTGAAAGACCTGGAACGCATGGATTCTTCCGATCCCAAGTATGACCGCCTGCAACTGACGGAAGCCCGCCTGCAAGCCATTGCAGCAGACATCCGCAAGGTAGCCGCACTCCCTTCTCCGCTTGGACGTATCCTGAAGGAAAGCGTACTCCCCAACGGACTGAAGATAAAGAGAGTGAGCGTACCTTTCGGCGTAATCGGAATCATCTACGAGGCCCGCCCCAACGTGAGTTTCGATGTATTCTCGCTTTGCCTCAAAAGCGGCAATGCCTGCATTCTGAAAGGCGGAAGCGATGCGGATCATTCAAACCGCGCCATTGCCGACGTCATACACGGGGTGCTGAAACGCTTCGATGTGGACCCGCATATCGCGGAACTGCTCCCCTCCGACCGCGAATCCACCTCCGCATTGCTGCACGCCGACGGCTATGTGGATCTGATAATTCCGCGCGGCAGCAGCAGTCTGATCAACTTTGTACGCCAGAATGCCACCATTCCTGTCATTGAGACAGGTGCAGGCGTCTGTCACGCTTATTTTGACCGTTACGGAGATGTGGAGATGGGCGCCTCCATCATCAACAATGCCAAGACACGGCGCGTCAGCGTTTGCAATGCCTTGGACTGTCTTATCGTTGACCTTGACCGCCTGACCGATCTGCCGGCTCTGTGTCAACCGCTGCACCTGCATGATGTAGTGATTTACGCTGACCAACCTGCCTATAATGCCTTGCAGGGCAAATATCCCACCGAATTACTGCGACCCGCCACCGAAGATTGCTACGGCAAGGAGTTCCTGGATTATAAAATGGCCATCAAGACCGTGGCATCTGCCCAAGAAGCGATGGCACATATCCGGAAGTACAGTTCCAAACACAGCGAATGCATCATTACGGAAGACAAGGCACGCGGCGAATGGTTCTACCGCGAAGCAGATGCCGCCTGCGTATATGTCAATGCCCCCACCTCCTTCACAGACGGAGCGCAATTCGGATTGGGCGCCGAAATAGGCATCAGCACACAGAAACTGCATGCCCGGGGGCCCATGGCGCTGGAGGAAATCACCACGTACAAGTGGATTATCGAAGGGACAGGGCAAATCAGAGAGAATTAA